The Labeo rohita strain BAU-BD-2019 chromosome 14, IGBB_LRoh.1.0, whole genome shotgun sequence genomic interval CTTGAATCATTCTGCGAACTGAATAATTCACAATCCACACTCCGATTCCTGATCTGAAGtgatggtttgcgaatcattattcagatcgggacttggGAGCAtgcattgcaaatcatttgatttagatctgaacttcggagcgggttctcgaatcatttgatttagatcggaacttcatagcatgtttgcaaatcttttgctttagattgaAACCTAGGAgcataaatcatttgattcagatcagagcTTTGGAGCGGtttcgcaaatctttttttctttttttttttttcttaaacagtaaaaaacatcaatccataagtgagatctctaaTTAAAgatcaaaaaagtagtgcttggaAAGTCTTTAaaagaattttatttaacagtatCTGTACACACCCAAAAGTATTctcttagcttcataaaattacggtattttaatgatgtccttactacctttcttagCCTtcaatgtgtcagttgtgttgctgtctgtgcaaggtcagaaagctctcagatttcatcttaatttgtatcccgaagatgaacaaaggttttagagttttggaatgacataagggtgagtaattaatgacagaattttcctttctGACTAAACTCTCCCTTTAAATGACACAGACAGCAGCTGtattaggctgcttttattttaggACCTAAAACAGATACAATACACATGCAGTTTTCTTCCAAATGTCTCTGTTCACTTAAGACATCACCAATTACGTTTGCAAAGACTGGCATTATCTCATAACATAACTAGTGCTGTGTGAAACGAGGATCTGAAATTGaattctctttcatgtcttattgtgcttgaatgttttaaaatagctTGAAAGTTTAAATTGGAAGGGCTTAATGCATGCAGATGATAAACGTTTTAAAGGCGACATAACACCGAAACGTCACTTGACAACACCCTAgattttgtccatttttttttttacctgtttaTTGTGTCGACAggtatatcgcccacccctcATTAGAGTTTATAGACTGAAAGGAAATGTCTTTTCTCCCCTTTTGTTCTTGCTAAACCAGCAGTATTTGTGTAGGAACAGTGTGCAAGCTGGTCAAAACATGCCAGACACTTCCAATCAAAACATAACCAAATTTGAAGACAGTTTTTCTTCAATTAAGAGGTGTCTCTGTAATAGAAAAGAACTGTCTCTCTCCCCTCCCCACTCATAGTTAGATTTTATGGCCCATTACACACCATAACTAAGAGGACTACTTGTGCCTTCCCTCCACAGGCTGGGAGTCTCTCCTAAGGTAGAGAGCAGCTCAGACACCCCCTGTCAGATCCCTTGCTCCCCCAGTCAGCCCCCCTGCTCTCTTCCCCTCGGTTGCACTACTGGCTCGGTGTCTCCCCCTAGTGGCAACCCATTCACCCACTCATCTCCAACACCCCCTTCCATCTCTCCCTCTAACCCTTTCCTAACACGACTACAGCAAAACCCCTTTTTTGAGGATCTTATAGCCGAGGAAGCACTAAAGTTTCCAACTGCTGATTCTAATTCGAGTCTTTATCATTATCCAGTCGGATGCAGTCCACTCCGTAATGGAGCGCAGAACAAAATGTCCATAATAAAGCGAGAAAGACCAAGAAGTATGTCCAGGCAAAGGTCTCTTCCGGCCATCATGCCTGAGACACCAGATAAAAGCTCAAACACTAATCCGAACCACTCTCTGTCTGAGAGGGCTggagaatgggatgattttgaagagTTTGCCACCAGCCGGCTCAAATCACCCAACGGGACTCCAACTAGACCTCCATCAGCACCGTTTCTCTCGCAGGTACCAAATACAAACCAAATTAAGAAAGCGAACATTAGTTTAAGGGTTGATGAAGTTGACATGGGTGTTTCAAGGCCATGGGATCTGCCTCCTCTACCACCACGTAGACCCATGAGGACCCAAGGGATCACTACGGACAGCTGGTTGGATAGAGCCCAGGAGCTAGCTGTGCAGAAAGAGGCTTGCTTCCTTTCCCAGACTGACTTCGCCTCCCTTCAGCATGTGAGAGATGGAGACGTGAAGAGGAACTCTCAGATTTTATGTTCAGATAAAGAGATGCACCATATTTCTTCAGGAGGGTGTAACAAGATGGATGCAGAGTTGCACAGTGGTATCAGACTGAATGAATTCATGGTTGAGGAAATCAATTTCACTACGAACAATAATGGTAACGGCTCACCGAATGATTTCAGTGAAGATGCACTTGGAAGTTCTGAATGCGAGTACACAGTACCTGAAACTCTCTGTTTCCCTTCTGACTGGGAAACCACAGTGGCCGAATCACTTTGCAGTTCCCCTCAGAACCAACCAAAGCAAGATTCAGAATCATCCTGTGAAATAAAGATCTTTAATGAACAACAGTGCAAGACTAAAACCAACGGCGTGGGTTTGTTGACCCTCTCACCTAGAGATTCCAACAACAATACTGATAGTACTTCAGAGTTTGCTTTTATTGATTCTGAAAGTTCACCGTCTGAGTTGCAACCACCTTTTGATGCTCTTAAATCATCCAAAGATTGCTCCAATTTGCAGCTGAATGGTTCTTCGCTTCCAAGGTGCTCCCCAGGCTTACCTGAGGATTTAGTGTGCAGAATGGCATCAGAGTTGGAGATGTTTTCACCAAAGAACAGCCATAATAACATCACATCACATTTGTCTAACTCACAAAACCATCACCATTGCTTGTCACCTTTTGAAGAACTAGGAGAACAAAAAGTCAACACTTGTGAACACCGAAACACTGCTTCAGAGTTTAACTGTGAGTCTCAAGACGTGGCTGACGTTCTCCTCAACAAAGAGATCACTGTGATCACTCAAATGTGCTCAAGCAAAGAAAACACTGTGACAGTGCAAAACCAACAAGAGGTAGCAAAAGACAATGAGTTGCTCGATTCAGAAGCTTGCTTCTTAAAAAATGAGGTTGAGGAATCTAGTTCGACGCTTGAAGAACAAATAAGCTTCGAGGACTTGCATGCTAGAGTAGCTCCAAGAAACTCCAGAAGCCCCTATAAAACGGAAGTCAGATCAGCCCGCATCAGACCGCGCTCAACCACAGGCTCACCCAAAACCGTCTCTGGTGCCGATTCGCTCCCAGGGTCTCCTCATCCTACATCAGATCTCATTTTGCATGGTCCTTCCCCTTCACCCACCCCATTAGCTGGTGCTAATTCCTGCTTCCACCCTGACCCTTCCCTTCCTGCGAACCCCCCAAACGAGTTGCCCAGCATGGGTTCCACACGCTCCTCCACCGCCCAGCCCCACGTTGACGCACCGCTCTCCCTCTCACCTGAGGAGACACAGCCAGCTAACGTCCTCCTGCCCCATGAGGAGAGCAGGTGAGACCTCACTGCCTTTAAAAGCGCACTCACCTCTGCTCTCACCTGAGAAATGACCTCATTCTCTCTCACAGGTGCAGGCTCATTAATGCTCTCACATATGTTGGCCTAGAACAAAAGTTGTTTTTGCACTCACAGCTTGCTATAATTCGGACTTTGACAAATATGTAAAAGCATTTTTCCGGCACTGTCTATTTTTAAGTTTCCTACTGGTTTGCGCATGCTGCATTACTTTTAGTtctttcatttttgcttatCTGTTGCTTGTTTCAGCCTTCATTCTGTTCTTCATTCTGCAGCAACACATTTTCTTGAAGAGGTAACTAAACATATGGAAATAGTGTAAAGTTAGAAGACAGTTGTATTGTATACGTCTAGTATTTGATGTgagatgtacactaccagtcaaaagtttttgaacagtaagatttgtaatgttttctcttctgctcaccaagcctgcatttatttgatccaaagtacagcaaaaacagtaacattttgaaatatttgtactatttaaaataactgttttttattttaacatattttaaaaaatactttattcttgtgatcaaatttaaattttcagcatcattacttcagtcttcagtgtcacgtgatccttcggaaatcattgctgatttgctgtttaagaaacatttattcttatttttaatatcaatatttaaagcagtttagtacatattttttcaggattctttgatgaatagaaagatccaaagatcagaatttatctgcaataaaaaacttttgtaacgtCATAAACAATggcattcaaaagcttgaagtcagtgtcagaaattattgaaattaatatttgtatttttcaaggatgctttaaattaatcaaaagttatgataaagacatttataatgttacaaaagatttctatttcagataaattatgttcttctgaactttctattcatcaaagaaacctgaataaattctactccgctgttttcaacataataacaatagtaattttttttttttttgagcagcaaatcagaatattagaatgatttctgaaggatcatgtgactggagtgaagaggaatttttaaatcatcttttaaatagaatttaaaaattcacaggatttttttaaatcacattttaaatcactttaaatcaacaaatatacatttaaaatatacactttaaatatacaaatatacatttaaaatatattaaaatagaaagcagttattttaagtagtaaaaatattttttataaaattaatttaactgtttttgctgtactttggatcaaataaatgcaggcttggtgagcagaagagactagtttaaaaaaaaaaaaaaacattacacatttttgactggtagtgtagactCCATTATGAGGGCTGTTTGACTTGTTTGTTAGTAcctaaaaaagcaaaaatcatAAGATGCTTCTCAAAGTACTTTTTCTAGatagtatttatattaaattgctTGAGACTTGAGAAAAAACTTTTAGAAGTGACCACAACGTTTTCaatcaaatgttcatttatcGGAAGGTCTTCAGTTTATGTGTATTTCACTTCTGTGAACTTTTCAGTTCTGAGGCAACCTTCTTTGGTTCTATTTTCCATCTAATATTTACTGTTATTTCAccttatttcaattaatgaaagcatttttgaaatgatttaatggtttaattgtTAGTTAACAGTAACGTCACTGCTAAGAGAAGATCTCCAAGCAAGTTTATGCTTAAATGAAAGACGACAAAATTGTTTCTTCTTTACTTTTAACCATTGCTTCCTCAACTATGTGCTTTTGCTAAACTAACTCGTCAGGAAGTTAATAAACATgagatttaaaaagtgttttaatgtaAAGATGCTTACACGGTACCATATTAAACCGTGATGAAATGCCTATGTCAACATGAATACTTAATTTTCTCCTTTTTGCATCGCTGTACAGCCCTCACCCAGTGAAGCCCTTGACCAACACAACTCTGCAGGGTGAAAAGAAACCAGAAAGCCGCTCAGTGTTGGAGAAACTCAAGTCCACCATCAACCCAGGACGATCTGCACCACCAACCTCTGCTGAGGATGAGCAAAACCAGGtactaaaagtttaaaaaaaactgtgccataatttacttaaagcaatagttcaacCCAAAAATTCGGTCATTATTATTAacccttgtgttgttccaaacccccaaacccctaagacctttctgggccttgaacgttgcagggtcagaaagatataaatatcttaatttgtgttccgaagataaattaaggtcttacaagtttggaatggcGTGAGGGTGACATGATTGGGGCTGGAAGATGTGCTTCAACCCTGGTTCTGGAAAACTGTAATCAGCAAACAGATTACAAGCAGACACTGAAACAAGAATATTGATCTGAAAGGTTATTTAGGGtctcattaaaatgaatatggaCTTGTGCTGATTGCACTTTAAAGATATTGAAGGAACACACAAGTGCTCAAAGATCAGCTGATCAAGCGTTTAATGAAGTAGTCTTGGTGTAATCATTCTCTACATGACAGTACctcattacagtttttcttttgtaagcaTGACTTTGTGCTTGTTTATTCTGCAGCTGGCTCTGATGGAGGCTCGGGCTCAGTATCAAAACATGACCAACATGGAGCTGATAGCCCTGCTGCTTCAGCAGGAAATGGACGTCAAGAAGCAGCGGGCTGAAACTGAGGTGCAGATGGCGTTATTGGAGAAACGTGAGGCCGAACTGAAGAAGATGAAGGTTCAGGTCAGAGACCTGGAGGACTACATCGACAAGCTGCTGGTGCGCATCATGGAACAGACGCCGACCTTGCTGCAGGTACGCGCCAGACCAAAATGACTACAGTGACCTGCTCCGTCCCGAGAACACCTCATATTGATCTAAAGCCATTCGTGATGCTTCATTAAATTTCAAAACTGCCAGATTCACGTAGACACGATAAAGCTTTGCATGCTTCCTAATGGATTTCCAAATCCACAATCATTGAAGTTTAGCATACGTAGTCAAGCTATGAGCACAAGGCAGtggttaaaagttaaaaaaggaTGTACAATTAGATTTTGTTGATTATATGTAGATGTAAATATTCATAGGATCTACACTAATATGACGTCTTCCTcattaatatgctaattttccTAATAGGAAATATGATCCGGGATCTTGATGCATCAGTATACCAAAACCTCAAGCAAAATGTTATGAAAAttcacaaatgcaaataaaaaagcacTGCCTTTATTAACTGACTTCTTTAAAAGTCACTTTAACACTCTTCTTTCCTCATAATTGGAAGTATTTGgaacaaaatcataaaataatactaaaaaaacccTGAAACCTCTCAACTATCTCAGTCTTCCATATCCTCACTCCTGTCCATATCTCAAGAAAATATTGTTTCGGATTTATTGACATGGTATTTACGTGGTATTATAACTAATGTGTTACACTGTCCGATGTGAATCCAgagatttaaaaacatatttaataaataatatgtggCCTCATACACCTTGTGTCAAAGTTGATGTAAAATATTGCTTTcgataatatgtaaatgtaaatatcttaCTTCTTGATAGCTTTACAAGCACCTTATGCGCATTATGCAAAAACGTTGTGCTTGAGTCAGTCAGCTTTGCCATATAGAAACCGCTGATAACAGTGCATGCTCACTTCCATCAAGCACCCGCACAAAAGCAGAGACTGTCTCTGCAAACATGTAAGCTATGCAATACAACATGCTAATCTGTAGCTTAAGATAATATATGCTACACGAAAATATATTCATGAAGCCTTAGCACTGCAGCATACTTAGATCTTAGATCATTGCTAAAGTAGCACATTTAGTGATATGCAAACGCCTAAGCTTTGTAAACCACAAAAGCGATGGAAAATCTGTTGTTTGTGTTTACTGCAAATACTTCATTGTGTTTGTGGCTTTATAATTTTCTTTGATAGTGtcttatattattgttttatctgtgtatggtttttttattcattatacagTATTCAGTGCTTTCTTTGTTGATGTTTTCTCATTTATTCTGCTGATGAAAATGATGTAAGATTCTGTCACACAAGAACATCAGTTCTATGTCTTAGTATTGAACAGAAAGTACAGGGTTCCTGTTCATTTTGTTGGCtcaaaattatattgtatttcaccggcaaaacatcctgaaataaaatgaaacattttagtttGACTTTCCCCATGTGTTGCAGGAAAGAACCATGTATCACTGTGATTCTAGATTGTTGTTGATTCgttttgctttttaattaccattttgcaacATGCCTCTGTGGATTTATTTACAACATTCACAtttgtattttcttattttgttttatttattgctaaTTATTTCAAACAGCTtcattttcaaagttttttgaaaataaagttataaaatcaTTTGTCGTCTTTTTGAGTTCTTTACAGAAATGACCCGTATAAAGacctttaaaaagaaatttgtgCATCATCTACATCTAAACCTGGGGTGTGTTTTCATTGAGCTCTGTTGGTAACGACGAAACTTGCGATCAtagttgcttttgggaaatgcacccctgAACAATGTTGTGGTTCTTATATCCATATCAACAATCACAGTATTGCTATATGTACTTGCCACTGGGTGGCGCTACCGCGCTTTTAAGATAATTTATTGTACTTTGCCTGTGCTTAGCTTACTTTGTAATCGTTAGACTAAATTGCAGCAATAACAAATTTTGTATACTGCATAAAAACAGTCTATAGGTAAA includes:
- the LOC127175848 gene encoding rab11 family-interacting protein 1 isoform X1, whose product is MPLISLDDDDQRWVPTHVNVTVLRAKGLRTKGKQGSRYVYTIIQVGKEKYTTGLVEKAEEPQWNEECSFELLPGLLEAGDMSAYPPGSSNLVLTVMHRVLIGLDVFLGQTIIPLDKVFQDGMCPRNEWLKLKSKAGRKEKERGELQVTVQFTRNNMTASMYDLTIKDKPRSAFGKLKDRVTGRKRGDVESSSAILPGRYAALSGSVGPPFAGDGGPDEPGEEEGVDEHRSKVKDFFLKGKLRKNSDTRSCSSLASDSSMASSAGEPFVSVELSRTPIYSSRVMEPFRIDAEGGMKVMTHKRAHSDEASKITGVPRPSPALENIKGQSMALSKSTLCINGSHIYSSEPASPKSPSTIPAKRTLLEKCAPLSRSLQNLTRRGEDSQKSDGRRWSIEKSKKEDGETDGAQSQTQGAATSEGKPVQAAGPVEVVDKGKKLRKTLFSSGRSDSLPAKPEQSQVSAPLEGRRRGWFGSGDSQNKPRLGVSPKVESSSDTPCQIPCSPSQPPCSLPLGCTTGSVSPPSGNPFTHSSPTPPSISPSNPFLTRLQQNPFFEDLIAEEALKFPTADSNSSLYHYPVGCSPLRNGAQNKMSIIKRERPRSMSRQRSLPAIMPETPDKSSNTNPNHSLSERAGEWDDFEEFATSRLKSPNGTPTRPPSAPFLSQVPNTNQIKKANISLRVDEVDMGVSRPWDLPPLPPRRPMRTQGITTDSWLDRAQELAVQKEACFLSQTDFASLQHVRDGDVKRNSQILCSDKEMHHISSGGCNKMDAELHSGIRLNEFMVEEINFTTNNNGNGSPNDFSEDALGSSECEYTVPETLCFPSDWETTVAESLCSSPQNQPKQDSESSCEIKIFNEQQCKTKTNGVGLLTLSPRDSNNNTDSTSEFAFIDSESSPSELQPPFDALKSSKDCSNLQLNGSSLPRCSPGLPEDLVCRMASELEMFSPKNSHNNITSHLSNSQNHHHCLSPFEELGEQKVNTCEHRNTASEFNCESQDVADVLLNKEITVITQMCSSKENTVTVQNQQEVAKDNELLDSEACFLKNEVEESSSTLEEQISFEDLHARVAPRNSRSPYKTEVRSARIRPRSTTGSPKTVSGADSLPGSPHPTSDLILHGPSPSPTPLAGANSCFHPDPSLPANPPNELPSMGSTRSSTAQPHVDAPLSLSPEETQPANVLLPHEESSPHPVKPLTNTTLQGEKKPESRSVLEKLKSTINPGRSAPPTSAEDEQNQLALMEARAQYQNMTNMELIALLLQQEMDVKKQRAETEVQMALLEKREAELKKMKVQVRDLEDYIDKLLVRIMEQTPTLLQVRARPK
- the LOC127175848 gene encoding rab11 family-interacting protein 1 isoform X2 encodes the protein MPLISLDDDDQRWVPTHVNVTVLRAKGLRTKGKQGSRYVYTIIQVGKEKYTTGLVEKAEEPQWNEECSFELLPGLLEAGDMSAYPPGSSNLVLTVMHRVLIGLDVFLGQTIIPLDKVFQDGMCPRNEWLKLKSKAGRKEKERGELQVTVQFTRNNMTASMYDLTIKDKPRSAFGKLKDRVTGRKRGDVESSSAILPGRYAALSGSVGPPFAGDGGPDEPGEEEGVDEHRSKVKDFFLKGKLRKNSDTRSCSSLASDSSMASSAGEPFVSVELSRTPIYSSRVMEPFRIDAEVMTHKRAHSDEASKITGVPRPSPALENIKGQSMALSKSTLCINGSHIYSSEPASPKSPSTIPAKRTLLEKCAPLSRSLQNLTRRGEDSQKSDGRRWSIEKSKKEDGETDGAQSQTQGAATSEGKPVQAAGPVEVVDKGKKLRKTLFSSGRSDSLPAKPEQSQVSAPLEGRRRGWFGSGDSQNKPRLGVSPKVESSSDTPCQIPCSPSQPPCSLPLGCTTGSVSPPSGNPFTHSSPTPPSISPSNPFLTRLQQNPFFEDLIAEEALKFPTADSNSSLYHYPVGCSPLRNGAQNKMSIIKRERPRSMSRQRSLPAIMPETPDKSSNTNPNHSLSERAGEWDDFEEFATSRLKSPNGTPTRPPSAPFLSQVPNTNQIKKANISLRVDEVDMGVSRPWDLPPLPPRRPMRTQGITTDSWLDRAQELAVQKEACFLSQTDFASLQHVRDGDVKRNSQILCSDKEMHHISSGGCNKMDAELHSGIRLNEFMVEEINFTTNNNGNGSPNDFSEDALGSSECEYTVPETLCFPSDWETTVAESLCSSPQNQPKQDSESSCEIKIFNEQQCKTKTNGVGLLTLSPRDSNNNTDSTSEFAFIDSESSPSELQPPFDALKSSKDCSNLQLNGSSLPRCSPGLPEDLVCRMASELEMFSPKNSHNNITSHLSNSQNHHHCLSPFEELGEQKVNTCEHRNTASEFNCESQDVADVLLNKEITVITQMCSSKENTVTVQNQQEVAKDNELLDSEACFLKNEVEESSSTLEEQISFEDLHARVAPRNSRSPYKTEVRSARIRPRSTTGSPKTVSGADSLPGSPHPTSDLILHGPSPSPTPLAGANSCFHPDPSLPANPPNELPSMGSTRSSTAQPHVDAPLSLSPEETQPANVLLPHEESSPHPVKPLTNTTLQGEKKPESRSVLEKLKSTINPGRSAPPTSAEDEQNQLALMEARAQYQNMTNMELIALLLQQEMDVKKQRAETEVQMALLEKREAELKKMKVQVRDLEDYIDKLLVRIMEQTPTLLQVRARPK